One stretch of Punica granatum isolate Tunisia-2019 chromosome 5, ASM765513v2, whole genome shotgun sequence DNA includes these proteins:
- the LOC116208666 gene encoding allene oxide cyclase, chloroplastic-like has translation MACSSSAALRTVSPSMRLAAPRLSAAPSKAGVASTLKGSSQFLAQAPKLISAPAKLGFSAVARRPFTCRSQASPSDDSRPSKVQELYVYEINERDRGSPAYLRLSQKSVNSLGDLVPFSNKVYSGDLKKRVGITAGICLLIQNKPEKKGDRYEAIFSFYFGDYGHLAVQGPYLTYEDTYLAITGGSGVFEGAYGQVKLQQLIFPFKLFYTFYIKGIKDLPEELLVNPVDPSPSVEPAPAAKACEPGATIANFTD, from the exons ATGGCGTGTTCAAGCTCTGCTGCTCTTAGAACAGTCTCTCCTTCAATGAGACTAGCTGCCCCGAGGCTGTCGGCGGCTCCAAGCAAAGCCGGCGTAGCCTCAACATTAAAGGGCTCGAGCCAGTTTCTTGCTCAAGCTCCTAAGCTGATCTCAGCTCCCGCTAAGCTCGGGTTTTCAGCAGTTGCCAGAAGGCCGTTCACCTGCAGGAGCCAGGCGAGCCCTTCGGATGATTCAAGGCCAT CTAAAGTCCAAGAACTGTACGTGTACGAGATCAACGAGAGAGACCGTGGAAGCCCGGCGTACCTCCGGCTGAGCCAGAAATCTGTCAACTCCCTCGGCGATCTTGTACCTTTCAGCAACAAA gtGTACAGTGGGGACCTGAAGAAGAGGGTGGGGATCACGGCGGGGATATGCCTACTGATTCAGAACAAGCCGGAGAAGAAGGGGGACAGGTACGAGGCCATATTCAGCTTCTACTTCGGGGACTACGGCCACTTAGCGGTGCAGGGGCCCTACCTCACCTACGAGGACACCTACCTGGCCATCACCGGCGGGTCGGGGGTCTTCGAGGGGGCGTATGGCCAGGTGAAGCTGCAGCAGctcatcttccccttcaaGCTCTTCTACACCTTCTACATCAAGGGGATCAAGGACCTCCCGGAGGAGCTGCTGGTAAACCCCGTAGACCCCAGCCCTTCCGTGGAGCCAGCCCCGGCCGCTAAGGCCTGTGAGCCCGGCGCTACCATCGCCAACTTCACCGACTGA